One genomic region from Armatimonadota bacterium encodes:
- a CDS encoding bifunctional nuclease family protein, whose amino-acid sequence MREEDEQPEEEFEDLDDLLSGKMFQHGDFDGLFEGEPPPEIENKQPRTLDEKEVKVVGVYEHIEQGMPPAAFVLLRDNSGRQVLIYIGRFEAYAISVALEGATLDRPMTHDLMKNILDRLGGKVDRITIDDLWQDTYYAKITVSTNGNFIDIDARPSDAIALALRAKAPIYMAESVLQQATRED is encoded by the coding sequence GTGAGGGAAGAGGACGAGCAGCCTGAGGAGGAGTTCGAAGACCTCGATGATTTGCTGAGCGGGAAGATGTTTCAGCATGGAGACTTCGATGGCTTATTTGAAGGCGAGCCTCCACCTGAAATTGAAAACAAGCAGCCGCGAACGCTAGACGAAAAGGAAGTTAAGGTCGTTGGCGTTTACGAGCATATCGAGCAGGGAATGCCGCCTGCTGCATTTGTCTTACTTAGGGATAACAGTGGTCGGCAGGTGCTTATTTATATTGGTAGATTCGAAGCCTATGCAATCTCAGTTGCTTTAGAAGGAGCAACCCTCGATCGTCCGATGACCCACGACCTGATGAAAAATATACTTGACCGATTGGGCGGAAAAGTTGACCGAATTACTATAGATGACCTCTGGCAAGATACATATTATGCCAAAATTACTGTTTCCACGAATGGTAATTTCATAGACATAGATGCAAGGCCAAGCGATGCAATTGCTCTAGCGCTGAGGGCAAAGGCGCCAATTTACATGGCGGAATCAGTTCTCCAACAAGCCACAAGGGAAGACTAA
- a CDS encoding response regulator, translating into MPRKILAVDDEKHIVRLVQVNLERQGYEVVTASDGKEALQKVEEERPDLVILDVMMPYMDGFEVLQNLRRNPSTRDIPVIMLTAKAQDADVFRGWQSGVDCYLTKPFNPMELISFVKRIFKSMEDEDYGEKRYEIT; encoded by the coding sequence ATGCCACGCAAAATTTTGGCTGTCGATGATGAAAAACACATAGTCAGATTAGTACAAGTTAACCTTGAGCGTCAAGGTTATGAGGTTGTCACTGCATCTGATGGCAAGGAAGCCCTTCAAAAAGTTGAAGAAGAAAGACCCGACCTTGTAATCCTAGACGTAATGATGCCCTACATGGATGGGTTTGAGGTGCTACAGAATCTACGCCGCAACCCCAGCACTCGTGATATCCCCGTAATCATGTTGACAGCAAAAGCGCAAGATGCCGACGTCTTCAGGGGATGGCAGTCTGGTGTTGATTGCTATCTAACTAAGCCTTTCAATCCCATGGAGCTTATATCATTTGTTAAGCGAATTTTTAAATCCATGGAAGATGAAGACTACGGCGAAAAGAGATACGAGATTACCTAA
- the gcvH gene encoding glycine cleavage system protein GcvH: MQPKDLKYTKTHEWVKIKGKGNLATVGITDHAQSELGEILFVELPQIGALAKKDAIIGTVESLEAFYEILAPVNGKIVEVNDELSEAPEKVNESPYHSGWMFTIEMSNPEEVNTLMSADDYEEFIKDH, from the coding sequence GTGCAACCTAAAGACCTAAAATACACGAAAACTCACGAATGGGTTAAGATAAAAGGTAAGGGCAACCTAGCTACCGTCGGCATCACAGACCATGCACAATCAGAACTAGGCGAAATCCTGTTCGTTGAATTGCCGCAAATCGGCGCCCTTGCAAAAAAGGATGCAATAATTGGAACTGTCGAATCACTAGAAGCATTTTACGAAATTCTTGCGCCTGTAAATGGAAAAATAGTTGAAGTTAACGATGAACTTTCCGAGGCTCCAGAGAAAGTCAACGAAAGCCCATACCACAGTGGTTGGATGTTTACTATCGAGATGTCCAATCCAGAAGAGGTTAATACACTAATGAGTGCCGATGATTATGAGGAGTTCATAAAAGACCACTGA
- a CDS encoding homocysteine S-methyltransferase family protein: protein MRGNELIEQARKQPILGDGAMGTMLQNKGLPAGSCPELWNVEHFDVIRSIHVAYIQAGSEMISTNTFGANRLKLALFGLQDRVCELNKFGIQAAREAANDRVFVAGSIGPTGKFLEPLGDLTEEEAIEVFAEQAMAMAEAGADVILMETFADLTELKAALKGSLQTGLPCLCTMPFDTNGRTMMGVSPEEAAHVLTAMGASGVGANCGVGPKETLDVIKQIRAATDSIVVAQPNAGVPRIVDGVTVYDSTPEEMALFAAEAANIGVNIIGACCGSTPEHIRAMAAALGRK from the coding sequence ATGCGTGGAAATGAATTAATTGAGCAAGCAAGAAAGCAACCGATACTTGGCGATGGAGCAATGGGAACCATGCTCCAAAATAAGGGCCTGCCAGCTGGAAGCTGCCCAGAACTCTGGAATGTCGAGCATTTTGATGTCATACGTTCCATTCATGTGGCATATATCCAAGCCGGCTCGGAAATGATATCAACTAACACATTTGGTGCAAACCGATTAAAGCTTGCGCTCTTCGGGCTACAGGATCGAGTCTGCGAATTGAATAAATTCGGCATCCAAGCAGCACGAGAGGCAGCGAACGATAGAGTATTTGTGGCTGGTTCCATTGGTCCAACGGGGAAATTTCTTGAACCACTAGGAGATTTAACCGAAGAAGAAGCAATCGAGGTTTTTGCTGAGCAAGCAATGGCTATGGCAGAAGCTGGAGCTGACGTAATCTTAATGGAAACATTTGCTGATTTGACCGAACTCAAGGCGGCACTTAAAGGGTCGCTGCAAACAGGCTTGCCATGTTTATGCACAATGCCCTTTGATACAAATGGACGAACAATGATGGGCGTATCACCAGAAGAAGCGGCTCATGTTCTAACAGCTATGGGAGCATCCGGTGTAGGAGCAAATTGCGGCGTCGGGCCAAAGGAGACACTTGACGTTATCAAACAAATACGAGCGGCAACGGATTCTATCGTGGTCGCCCAACCAAATGCGGGAGTGCCACGAATAGTTGATGGTGTTACAGTCTACGATAGCACTCCCGAAGAAATGGCATTATTTGCGGCGGAGGCGGCAAATATTGGAGTCAATATAATAGGGGCATGCTGTGGCAGCACGCCAGAGCATATTCGAGCAATGGCGGCAGCTCTGGGCCGCAAATAA
- a CDS encoding CBS domain-containing protein, which translates to MKIKEIMTTPAITVSENAPLAEVVALLSSARISSIPIVNSADELVGIVSEHDIIKAMMPTYEDLLGSEPAIVDVGVMETRAATIRDKPASSIMTRKVVTLKEDDDVLDAAAMILLKHIKNIPIVREKQVVGVVARINVINAIMQGKI; encoded by the coding sequence ATGAAAATAAAAGAAATCATGACGACGCCAGCGATAACAGTAAGCGAAAATGCTCCGCTCGCAGAAGTAGTAGCCTTGCTGAGCAGTGCAAGGATTAGCAGTATTCCTATAGTAAACTCAGCTGATGAACTGGTTGGAATAGTTTCAGAGCATGATATTATAAAGGCCATGATGCCTACCTATGAAGACTTGCTGGGTTCTGAACCCGCAATTGTCGATGTCGGCGTTATGGAAACGCGAGCAGCAACTATTCGTGATAAACCCGCAAGTAGCATTATGACCAGGAAAGTAGTTACACTAAAAGAAGATGACGATGTCCTTGATGCCGCAGCGATGATACTCCTAAAACATATCAAGAACATTCCTATTGTTAGGGAGAAACAAGTTGTGGGCGTCGTCGCTAGGATTAACGTAATAAACGCCATAATGCAGGGCAAAATCTAG
- a CDS encoding glycosyltransferase: MSKYPPISLDYLKALTDCTGIYQHAVHSVPNLKLGYTTDDNARALIVAAQHYDLTGDPSDLALATRYLSFIHYAHTSEGYFRNDMSFQRNFLDEHGTEDCYGRAIWGCGCAASSKLPENVSIVAKKLLIDSLGRVGDLESPRARAYSILGMYNFLRQNEDTNGIADKITALADSLVAGYATYHDKEWHWFEPYLTYGNAILVHAMLVAAEITGKKSHKNVAMKTLGFLTDTLIVNGRLEIIGNNGWYLKGRERAWYDQQSIDAGYTVCLFAEAYKQLRQKEYLELAYTSYDWFFGKNRSGVWVYDPVNKGCYDAVTPWGLNLNQGAEACISFLLAQLAIHNLEQEMESASKNPSHGGFEHNENKRNHDDASDNSKRKCSARRSSSLAEQCKD; the protein is encoded by the coding sequence TTGAGTAAATATCCTCCAATAAGCTTGGACTACCTAAAAGCTCTTACGGATTGCACAGGCATATATCAACATGCTGTCCACAGCGTGCCCAACCTAAAGCTAGGCTATACCACAGACGATAATGCTAGAGCTTTGATTGTCGCCGCTCAGCATTATGACTTGACAGGAGATCCTAGCGATCTTGCACTTGCCACTAGATATTTAAGCTTTATCCACTACGCCCACACTTCCGAAGGTTACTTCAGAAACGACATGAGTTTCCAGCGCAACTTCCTTGACGAACATGGAACCGAAGACTGTTATGGACGAGCTATTTGGGGCTGTGGCTGTGCAGCATCAAGCAAGCTCCCAGAAAATGTAAGCATAGTTGCCAAAAAACTGCTAATCGATAGCTTGGGACGAGTCGGTGACCTCGAAAGCCCTCGTGCTAGAGCATATTCAATCCTTGGCATGTATAATTTTCTTCGGCAAAACGAAGATACAAATGGAATTGCCGACAAAATCACGGCGCTGGCAGACTCACTCGTTGCCGGGTATGCAACATACCATGATAAGGAGTGGCATTGGTTCGAACCATACTTAACTTATGGCAACGCGATTTTAGTTCATGCGATGTTAGTTGCGGCGGAGATTACCGGCAAGAAATCTCATAAAAATGTCGCGATGAAGACCTTGGGATTCCTTACCGATACGTTGATTGTAAACGGGCGACTTGAAATCATTGGCAACAACGGCTGGTATCTAAAAGGACGTGAAAGGGCTTGGTATGACCAGCAAAGCATTGACGCGGGATATACAGTGTGCTTATTTGCAGAAGCCTATAAACAACTTCGCCAGAAGGAATACCTAGAATTGGCGTATACTTCTTACGATTGGTTTTTTGGTAAGAACAGATCAGGAGTTTGGGTATATGACCCCGTGAACAAAGGTTGCTATGATGCAGTAACTCCATGGGGATTAAATTTAAATCAAGGCGCTGAGGCTTGCATTTCATTTTTACTTGCCCAACTTGCAATCCATAATCTTGAGCAAGAAATGGAAAGTGCTTCTAAAAATCCCTCACATGGAGGTTTTGAACACAATGAAAATAAAAGAAATCATGACGACGCCAGCGATAACAGTAAGCGAAAATGCTCCGCTCGCAGAAGTAGTAGCCTTGCTGAGCAGTGCAAGGATTAG
- a CDS encoding glycosyltransferase family 4 protein, protein MNTRMEKDSSQDTSLVGWQSETLREGKWRPDDLRMFKFLRRVLNNIDIAYIATYPPTECGIATFTRDLVVAISKYTPFSEPIVLAVGGTIEQYPKIVKYRIMKQDLDSYIQAANFLNNSSAKILNVEHEYGIFGGPDGEYILSLMERVKIPIVTTLHTVLFNPSPNQKRIVQEIARLSQAVVVMVKTGKEMLINNYGIPAEKIVIIPHGVPNVHRVNPAAVKKLLGIANRPIISTFGLINRGKGIEWAIKAMPMILEKNPDALYLILGETHPGVRNYEGETYRNELLQIVADLNLEKHVRFNNRYLTLEELVNYLCATDVYVTPYINRDQIVSGTLAYALGCGKAIVSTPYLYAEEVLADGRGKLVPMKNSEEIAKAVNEILSNPTLRENMESKAYRYGRRAAWFNVAIDYLDLFHTILQHTKAHQTIESHSEA, encoded by the coding sequence ATGAATACAAGAATGGAAAAAGACTCTTCGCAAGATACCTCGCTTGTCGGTTGGCAGAGTGAGACGCTTCGCGAAGGCAAATGGAGACCTGATGACCTTCGGATGTTCAAATTCCTGCGAAGGGTACTCAATAATATTGATATTGCCTATATAGCAACCTATCCGCCAACGGAGTGTGGCATAGCAACATTTACCCGAGATTTAGTTGTCGCAATATCCAAATACACACCGTTCTCAGAACCAATTGTGTTAGCAGTTGGTGGAACCATTGAGCAATATCCGAAAATAGTCAAATACCGAATTATGAAGCAAGATCTTGACTCCTATATACAGGCTGCCAATTTCCTTAACAATTCGAGCGCAAAAATTCTTAATGTAGAACATGAATACGGTATTTTTGGCGGTCCCGATGGCGAATACATTCTATCGCTCATGGAACGAGTAAAAATCCCAATCGTGACGACTCTTCATACAGTGCTTTTCAATCCTAGCCCAAATCAAAAACGCATTGTTCAGGAAATCGCACGCTTATCACAAGCTGTAGTGGTAATGGTAAAAACTGGCAAAGAAATGCTTATAAATAACTATGGAATCCCAGCCGAGAAAATCGTGATCATTCCCCATGGAGTACCTAACGTTCACCGCGTAAATCCTGCGGCAGTGAAAAAACTCCTTGGGATTGCAAACCGACCCATAATATCTACATTTGGGCTAATCAACCGCGGCAAGGGAATAGAATGGGCAATCAAAGCAATGCCAATGATACTCGAGAAAAACCCCGATGCCCTATATCTGATTTTAGGTGAAACTCATCCAGGAGTTCGCAATTATGAGGGTGAAACTTATCGTAACGAGCTTTTGCAGATTGTGGCGGACCTCAATCTTGAGAAACATGTACGCTTCAATAATAGATACCTTACGCTGGAAGAGTTAGTAAACTACCTTTGTGCAACAGATGTATATGTTACTCCATATATCAACCGCGACCAGATAGTAAGCGGTACACTTGCATATGCTCTCGGGTGTGGCAAGGCAATCGTGTCTACGCCATATCTATACGCAGAAGAAGTACTTGCTGATGGCAGGGGAAAATTGGTGCCGATGAAAAACTCCGAGGAAATCGCCAAAGCAGTGAACGAAATTCTTTCAAACCCAACTTTACGTGAGAACATGGAATCTAAAGCATACCGTTATGGACGACGGGCTGCTTGGTTTAACGTAGCCATTGACTATCTTGACCTGTTCCATACCATACTTCAGCACACAAAGGCACACCAAACAATTGAAAGCCATTCAGAAGCTTAA
- a CDS encoding STAS domain-containing protein, producing METDLDIKIRRAGDVPVIDLKGDVDSYTCIKLRNAIIDLIENGEFRILISMKGVQYIDSAGLGTLIGGLRRTGERNGGMALIGANAQVKKVLSITGLTKVLDLYDNEADAIRQLTS from the coding sequence ATGGAGACGGATCTCGATATCAAAATCAGAAGAGCTGGCGATGTTCCTGTAATTGACCTTAAAGGCGATGTAGACTCATATACTTGCATTAAACTTCGAAATGCAATTATTGACCTGATTGAAAACGGCGAATTTCGAATATTAATTAGCATGAAAGGTGTGCAATATATAGATAGTGCAGGGCTAGGCACCCTAATAGGTGGTCTCAGGCGAACGGGCGAAAGAAACGGAGGTATGGCGCTTATCGGCGCAAATGCCCAGGTCAAAAAAGTGCTAAGTATTACTGGTTTAACAAAGGTTCTTGACCTTTATGATAATGAGGCAGATGCCATACGCCAGCTTACCAGCTAA
- a CDS encoding MTAP family purine nucleoside phosphorylase, translating to MKLALIAGTGTGDLFQLGTWEEIQTPYGSACITHANIVGREIIVLRRHGLGMDRPPHLVNYHANLWALKEVGVSKIIATAAVGSLRLDIGPGSLALLEDFIDFMKGSPITRYDKPGLIAHVDFSMPYCSELMSFLRQAALCLGLGNLPGVTYVGMSGPRYETPAEVRMLGKLGGDVVGMTAVPETILAREFGMCYSCLAIVTNYGAGLSDVILSHEDVVKMVKARSAEIRSLLERAIMMIPDDSKCSCPTLAKPFE from the coding sequence ATGAAACTTGCTCTGATAGCAGGCACAGGGACGGGAGACCTATTTCAATTAGGAACATGGGAGGAAATCCAAACTCCCTATGGCTCTGCATGCATAACCCATGCAAACATTGTTGGTCGCGAAATCATAGTACTCAGAAGACATGGGCTTGGTATGGATAGGCCGCCGCACTTAGTAAACTACCATGCGAATTTATGGGCTTTAAAGGAGGTTGGTGTATCAAAAATTATTGCAACAGCCGCTGTTGGATCTCTTCGATTAGATATTGGACCCGGAAGCCTTGCATTGCTAGAAGATTTTATAGACTTTATGAAAGGGTCTCCGATTACACGTTATGACAAGCCCGGATTGATTGCGCATGTTGATTTCTCAATGCCATATTGTTCTGAACTTATGTCTTTTCTTCGGCAAGCCGCTCTTTGCCTTGGGTTGGGGAATTTACCAGGAGTTACTTATGTTGGGATGAGTGGGCCCAGATATGAGACTCCAGCAGAGGTTCGAATGCTTGGCAAACTTGGTGGCGACGTTGTAGGCATGACGGCAGTTCCTGAAACAATTCTTGCGAGGGAATTTGGCATGTGTTACTCGTGCCTTGCAATCGTTACGAATTATGGCGCAGGGTTGTCGGATGTGATTCTTTCACACGAAGATGTTGTCAAAATGGTAAAAGCCCGCTCCGCGGAGATACGAAGCCTTTTGGAGCGGGCAATTATGATGATACCTGATGATTCTAAATGCAGCTGCCCTACCCTAGCAAAGCCATTTGAATAA
- a CDS encoding type IV pilus twitching motility protein PilT, producing the protein MDLVELLKLAADKKASDLFLKENAPPTLRVNGQVTPTDYPSLTADDVRQLAYSIMTHDQIGRFEHRHELDLAFTMENVARFRANIYQQRGSIAMVLRIIPLQIYTLDELGMPSVIKDLTMHRQGLVLVTGPTGSGKSTTLAAMIDLINNTRTCNIITIEDPIEFVHEDKKAIISQREVGIDTDSFTDALKYVVRQSPDVILIGEMRDVETMNVALAASETGHLVFSTVHTTSAAETLDRIINMFPPHDKPQICMRMANSLRGIISQKLLPKADGSGRIAAVEIMISTPTINKLIEEGRSGQLYAAISEGGFWGMQTMNQCLVKYYKAGLITEEEAILNAGNLTELKQMIRRP; encoded by the coding sequence ATGGATCTAGTTGAACTTTTAAAACTGGCAGCAGATAAGAAAGCATCAGACCTATTCTTGAAAGAAAATGCCCCACCTACACTTCGCGTAAATGGGCAAGTAACGCCAACAGATTATCCAAGTTTGACAGCAGATGACGTTCGGCAACTTGCTTATAGTATTATGACCCACGACCAAATCGGGCGATTTGAACATAGACACGAACTAGATTTAGCCTTCACAATGGAAAACGTTGCCCGATTTAGAGCAAACATATATCAGCAGCGAGGAAGCATCGCAATGGTGCTCCGAATCATCCCCCTGCAAATCTACACCCTTGACGAATTGGGAATGCCATCGGTTATAAAAGACCTTACTATGCACCGCCAGGGACTTGTGCTTGTCACTGGCCCAACGGGTTCAGGCAAATCTACCACGCTGGCAGCAATGATAGATTTGATAAACAACACACGCACATGTAATATCATTACCATTGAAGACCCAATTGAGTTTGTTCATGAAGACAAGAAAGCCATTATAAGTCAGCGTGAAGTAGGGATAGACACGGATTCGTTTACGGATGCGTTGAAATACGTTGTGCGCCAGAGCCCGGATGTCATCCTTATAGGAGAAATGCGCGACGTTGAGACCATGAACGTTGCATTGGCGGCATCCGAAACTGGACATTTAGTTTTCTCGACGGTGCACACAACCAGCGCAGCAGAAACACTCGACCGAATTATAAATATGTTCCCCCCACATGACAAACCGCAGATTTGTATGCGCATGGCCAACTCGCTTCGAGGCATAATTTCACAAAAGCTATTGCCTAAAGCGGATGGTTCGGGACGAATTGCTGCAGTAGAAATCATGATATCAACTCCAACAATAAACAAGCTTATCGAAGAGGGACGCTCCGGGCAACTCTACGCTGCAATCAGCGAGGGAGGATTCTGGGGTATGCAGACGATGAATCAATGCCTGGTAAAATACTATAAAGCTGGGTTGATTACCGAAGAGGAAGCCATACTCAATGCTGGCAACCTAACCGAGCTTAAGCAAATGATTAGGCGCCCATAG
- a CDS encoding glycosyltransferase family 9 protein, which produces MKPQTIRIIDKWVGQPLCGLLTLFRTATSPLTKKSRPLRKILFIKFIEQGATVLAYPAIKRAIELVGRENVYFWVFEENRPVLDFLDIIPSENIYTVRTSSIFTFLFDIMRTLRQIRREKIDATIDMEFFTRAPAILSYLTGACRRVGMHRFTSEIPYRGNLMTHRIQYNPYLHTAVTYYTLVESLLRDPSETPMVKCKLADIDLSPPSFNPSEKEKIRMQETLSQIAGRNVERPIVLLNPNASDLIPIRRWPKECFADLGKRILTDHPRVTIVITGSPSEKDTALEVSREIGSERIVNMAGKTTLRELLVLYTISDILVTNDSGPVHFASLTNINSVCLFGPETPRLYGPLGNRAYVITSDLACSPCVNVYNHRFSPCRDNTCMKTITVEEVYKVVSSLLSKIDTKEHSK; this is translated from the coding sequence ATGAAGCCTCAAACCATCCGCATAATAGACAAATGGGTTGGGCAGCCTTTATGCGGATTGCTAACCCTTTTCCGCACAGCCACAAGTCCATTAACAAAGAAATCGCGCCCGTTGAGGAAAATCTTATTTATCAAGTTTATTGAGCAAGGGGCTACTGTCCTTGCATATCCTGCTATCAAGAGGGCGATTGAGCTTGTGGGACGAGAGAATGTTTATTTTTGGGTGTTTGAGGAAAACCGACCAGTACTGGATTTCCTTGATATCATTCCCTCTGAGAATATCTACACTGTGCGAACAAGCAGCATCTTTACTTTTTTATTTGACATCATGCGAACCCTTCGCCAAATTAGGCGAGAAAAAATCGACGCCACCATTGACATGGAGTTTTTCACGCGCGCACCCGCGATTCTCAGCTACCTAACCGGCGCATGTCGCCGCGTCGGGATGCACCGCTTTACTAGCGAAATACCCTATCGTGGCAACTTAATGACACATCGAATACAATACAACCCTTACCTGCACACAGCTGTAACGTATTATACACTGGTAGAATCCCTTCTGCGAGATCCATCTGAAACACCAATGGTAAAATGCAAGCTTGCAGACATCGACCTGTCGCCTCCTTCATTCAATCCTAGCGAAAAAGAAAAAATAAGAATGCAGGAAACCTTAAGTCAGATAGCTGGACGAAACGTAGAACGACCAATCGTCTTGCTCAATCCAAATGCTAGCGATTTGATACCAATAAGACGCTGGCCGAAAGAATGTTTTGCTGATCTCGGGAAGCGAATACTTACAGACCATCCGAGAGTTACCATAGTGATTACCGGCTCACCATCCGAAAAAGATACTGCGCTTGAAGTTTCTCGCGAAATTGGCTCGGAGCGGATAGTCAATATGGCGGGCAAGACAACCCTTCGCGAACTGCTGGTGCTTTACACCATATCCGATATACTTGTCACCAACGACAGCGGGCCAGTTCACTTCGCATCTCTAACTAATATCAACTCAGTTTGCTTATTCGGGCCAGAAACCCCTAGGCTATATGGGCCGCTGGGCAACCGAGCTTACGTTATAACATCAGACCTTGCGTGTAGCCCTTGCGTAAATGTCTACAACCATCGTTTTTCGCCATGCCGAGATAACACATGCATGAAAACAATCACGGTGGAAGAAGTTTACAAGGTTGTTTCTAGCTTGTTATCTAAAATTGACACAAAAGAACACTCAAAGTAG
- a CDS encoding PEP-CTERM sorting domain-containing protein (PEP-CTERM proteins occur, often in large numbers, in the proteomes of bacteria that also encode an exosortase, a predicted intramembrane cysteine proteinase. The presence of a PEP-CTERM domain at a protein's C-terminus predicts cleavage within the sorting domain, followed by covalent anchoring to some some component of the (usually Gram-negative) cell surface. Many PEP-CTERM proteins exhibit an unusual sequence composition that includes large numbers of potential glycosylation sites. Expression of one such protein has been shown restore the ability of a bacterium to form floc, a type of biofilm.) → MERRFWFAVCLAFLVLICYSANADPVKYVQHPNHDISFDYASHILNGVGFLMADDWTCSDGLPITDIHWWGSYWVPPTTGPISYSDWRPSAPPGGITKFTIAIFSNVPANDPNNTLGFAHPGNLNYPLWIGEYTGGWNETFAFSIDKGNGVYENVYKYSVFLKDGYNPLTQSPSPPTFNQSKDTTYWLAIWAELPADKQWGWHEACGHYGNYAVQTEISGTAEDWFIPCGGRDMAFEFTAVPEPSSVLVLSIGAASLFGLTVIKRKRSS, encoded by the coding sequence ATGGAGCGTAGATTTTGGTTCGCAGTTTGTTTGGCTTTTCTAGTTCTAATTTGTTATTCAGCAAATGCTGACCCAGTCAAATATGTCCAGCATCCTAATCATGACATTAGTTTCGATTACGCATCTCATATACTAAATGGTGTGGGATTTTTAATGGCTGATGATTGGACATGTAGCGATGGCCTTCCAATAACAGACATTCACTGGTGGGGGTCGTATTGGGTTCCTCCCACTACAGGGCCTATTTCATATTCTGACTGGCGACCAAGCGCACCTCCCGGAGGCATCACCAAGTTCACAATTGCAATTTTCTCCAATGTTCCAGCAAATGACCCGAACAATACGCTTGGCTTTGCGCATCCTGGCAATTTAAACTATCCTTTATGGATTGGTGAATACACAGGTGGGTGGAACGAAACTTTCGCCTTCAGTATAGACAAGGGTAATGGAGTTTACGAAAACGTATATAAGTACAGTGTATTTCTTAAGGATGGATACAATCCACTTACACAATCTCCATCGCCCCCAACTTTCAACCAATCAAAGGACACGACCTACTGGCTGGCAATTTGGGCTGAACTCCCCGCTGACAAGCAGTGGGGTTGGCATGAGGCTTGTGGCCACTATGGTAATTACGCCGTTCAAACAGAAATAAGTGGCACAGCTGAAGACTGGTTCATCCCCTGCGGTGGCAGAGACATGGCATTTGAATTCACCGCAGTACCCGAGCCCAGCTCGGTACTAGTTTTGAGTATTGGAGCGGCTTCTCTCTTTGGCCTCACGGTAATAAAAAGAAAACGCTCAAGTTAA